From a single Halococcus hamelinensis 100A6 genomic region:
- a CDS encoding CBS domain-containing ParB/RepB/Spo0J family partition protein: MATENEKPRVSEYMTPDVVTVSPDDTVASVAELVAENDAHSGFPVCEGRHCEGFVTARDLLLADTDDALVFTVMSEDLVVAHPGMAISDASRVILRSGIQQLPVVDDAGKLVGIISNTDIVRSQIERATPGKVAKLSRTLENIHDVETREERRSVALAELTPTQSKVYADELEGRRYELERGLAEPLVVIDTKNEKLLLADGHHRVKAAARAGIEAMDAYVIAIDEPIELGMAETARKEGLATIDDISVVDYAHHPLVETIERLQDPD, translated from the coding sequence ATGGCCACCGAGAACGAGAAACCCCGGGTTTCCGAGTACATGACCCCGGACGTCGTGACGGTCTCGCCCGACGACACGGTGGCGTCAGTCGCCGAACTCGTCGCCGAGAACGACGCTCACAGCGGGTTCCCGGTCTGTGAGGGTCGCCACTGCGAGGGGTTCGTCACCGCCCGCGACCTCCTGCTCGCCGACACCGACGACGCACTGGTCTTCACCGTCATGTCGGAGGACCTCGTCGTCGCCCACCCCGGGATGGCGATCTCCGACGCCTCGCGCGTCATCCTCCGGTCCGGCATCCAGCAGCTCCCGGTGGTCGACGACGCCGGCAAACTCGTCGGGATCATCTCGAACACCGACATCGTCCGGAGCCAGATCGAACGCGCCACCCCTGGGAAAGTCGCCAAGCTCTCGCGCACGCTCGAGAACATCCACGACGTCGAGACCCGCGAGGAGCGCCGGTCGGTGGCGCTCGCCGAACTCACCCCGACCCAATCGAAGGTCTACGCCGACGAACTCGAGGGTCGGCGCTACGAACTCGAACGTGGCCTCGCCGAGCCCCTCGTGGTGATCGACACCAAGAACGAGAAGCTCCTGCTCGCCGACGGCCACCACCGGGTGAAGGCCGCCGCCCGTGCCGGGATCGAGGCGATGGACGCCTACGTCATCGCGATCGACGAACCGATCGAGCTCGGGATGGCCGAGACCGCACGGAAGGAGGGGCTCGCCACCATCGACGACATCTCGGTCGTGGACTACGCCCACCACCCGCTGGTCGAGACGATCGAGCGGCTCCAGGACCCCGACTGA
- a CDS encoding DHH family phosphoesterase, which yields MVSRLVLGCGSVGRTIVSALADRPGDVLVVCDNEHRIETLRSDRIDTHRADPTDPGTLDDVERPIDVLVVASDDPDINRVATETAREAYPEAFVLAYTGKEPSIECRLDIEANADRVVESAGTAADDLIERIGEESMRPRRLWRVLRSIAGPLAVVTHDNPDPDAIASAFALKKIATAAGCETDICYYGTITHQQNRAMVNLLDLEMRQLEGDETEEYDGIALVDHSRPGVNDQLPEDTPVDVLIDHHPPRAPVEARFVDLRSDVGATSTLLVEYLRQLGIRADETVATALLYGIRVDTKDFRREVSTVDFEAAAYLLPFVKDSVLEQVETPSMSAETIETMARAIRNREVRGSVLVSYIDDLHERDALAQSADQLLDIEGIRTTLVYGIIDGTVYCSGRTRGTNLDLGETLRDAFEQIGSAGGHADMAGAQIPLGLLGDSDESELSDIVHDVMADRFYGALETRDEGRPAPVETDGGEGEGSETPSEGPVDPGFEIGESGSGG from the coding sequence ATGGTTTCGCGGTTGGTGTTGGGCTGTGGGTCGGTCGGCCGGACCATCGTGAGCGCGCTCGCCGACCGACCGGGCGACGTCCTCGTGGTCTGTGACAACGAACATCGGATCGAGACCCTCCGGAGCGACCGCATCGACACCCACCGCGCCGACCCGACCGACCCCGGGACGTTGGACGACGTCGAGCGGCCGATCGACGTTCTCGTGGTCGCGAGCGACGACCCCGACATCAACCGGGTCGCGACCGAGACCGCCCGGGAGGCCTACCCCGAAGCGTTCGTGCTGGCCTACACCGGCAAGGAGCCCTCGATCGAGTGTCGGCTCGACATCGAGGCGAACGCCGACCGGGTCGTCGAATCCGCCGGCACCGCCGCCGACGACCTGATCGAACGCATCGGCGAGGAGAGCATGCGCCCGCGGCGGCTCTGGCGCGTCCTCCGGTCGATCGCGGGCCCGCTCGCGGTCGTGACCCACGACAACCCCGACCCCGACGCGATCGCGAGCGCGTTCGCACTGAAGAAGATCGCCACCGCCGCGGGCTGTGAGACGGACATCTGCTATTACGGGACGATCACCCACCAGCAGAACCGCGCGATGGTCAACCTCCTCGACCTCGAGATGCGCCAACTAGAGGGCGACGAGACAGAGGAGTACGACGGCATCGCGCTCGTCGACCACTCCCGCCCGGGCGTCAACGACCAGCTCCCCGAGGACACCCCCGTGGACGTCCTGATCGACCACCACCCGCCGCGCGCGCCGGTCGAGGCCCGGTTCGTCGACCTCCGGAGCGACGTCGGCGCGACCTCCACCCTCCTCGTGGAGTACCTCCGCCAGCTCGGCATCCGGGCCGACGAGACCGTGGCGACCGCGCTCCTCTATGGGATCCGGGTCGACACCAAGGACTTCCGGCGCGAGGTTTCCACCGTCGACTTCGAGGCCGCCGCGTACCTCCTGCCGTTCGTGAAGGATTCGGTGCTCGAACAGGTCGAGACACCGAGCATGAGCGCCGAGACCATCGAGACGATGGCGCGGGCGATCCGGAACCGCGAGGTCCGGGGCTCGGTGCTCGTGAGCTACATCGACGACCTCCACGAACGCGACGCGCTGGCCCAGTCGGCCGACCAGCTCCTCGACATCGAGGGCATCAGAACCACGCTGGTCTACGGGATCATCGACGGCACCGTCTACTGCTCAGGCCGGACCCGGGGGACGAACCTCGACCTCGGCGAGACCCTCCGGGACGCCTTCGAGCAGATCGGGAGCGCCGGCGGCCACGCCGACATGGCGGGCGCACAGATCCCGCTGGGGCTCCTCGGCGATTCCGACGAATCCGAGCTCTCGGACATCGTCCACGACGTCATGGCCGACCGGTTCTACGGCGCGCTCGAGACCCGGGACGAGGGGCGGCCCGCGCCGGTCGAAACCGACGGCGGGGAGGGTGAGGGGAGCGAGACGCCGTCCGAGGGGCCGGTCGATCCCGGATTCGAAATCGGCGAGTCGGGGTCGGGCGGCTGA
- a CDS encoding NAD(P)/FAD-dependent oxidoreductase: MTETVVVLGAGYAGAGAIKKLEETLGDEADITWVSDHDYHLVLHESHRCIRDPSVQDKVTIPVDEIKSPTTRFIQGEVSGLDCDDRAVELADGSTVSYDYLLVTLGSQTAYYGIDGLEEHSLTLKSLDDALTIHDRVKEAAREATADDPAHVAIGGAGLSGIQTAGEVAEFRDMHHAPIEITLVEALENVLPGMDSELQGALRKRLEERDIEISTDDPITEAEDGAIHFDSGDTLEHDVFVWAGGITGQEAIDDSGLDNEHNRVNAEATFETNDDRVFALGDSAIVDQPDGPAPPTAQAAWQAAEVAGENVARALHGQPLDSWTHEDKGTLVSVGEKAVAHDVVGIPLNTFSGPVAVAIKKGIAVRWINDVTGPGRAVRAWSDM; this comes from the coding sequence ATGACGGAGACTGTCGTCGTTCTCGGCGCGGGCTACGCCGGGGCGGGCGCAATCAAGAAATTGGAGGAGACGCTCGGCGACGAAGCCGACATCACGTGGGTTTCGGACCACGACTACCACCTCGTGCTCCACGAGTCCCATCGGTGTATCCGCGACCCGAGCGTCCAGGACAAGGTCACGATCCCGGTCGACGAGATCAAATCGCCGACGACGCGGTTCATCCAGGGCGAGGTCTCGGGGCTCGACTGCGACGACCGGGCGGTCGAACTCGCGGACGGTTCGACGGTCTCCTACGACTACCTCCTCGTGACCCTCGGTTCCCAGACCGCCTACTACGGGATCGACGGGCTCGAAGAGCACTCGCTCACCCTCAAGAGCCTCGACGACGCGCTCACGATCCACGACCGGGTCAAGGAGGCCGCGCGCGAGGCCACGGCCGACGACCCCGCCCACGTCGCCATCGGCGGTGCGGGGCTCTCGGGGATCCAGACCGCCGGCGAGGTCGCCGAGTTCCGCGACATGCACCACGCCCCGATCGAGATCACGCTGGTCGAGGCGCTCGAGAACGTGCTGCCGGGGATGGACTCCGAACTCCAGGGCGCGCTCAGAAAGCGCCTCGAAGAGCGCGACATCGAGATCTCCACGGACGACCCGATCACCGAGGCCGAGGACGGTGCGATCCACTTCGACTCGGGCGATACACTCGAACACGACGTCTTCGTCTGGGCCGGGGGCATCACGGGCCAGGAGGCGATCGACGACTCGGGCCTCGACAACGAACACAACCGGGTCAACGCCGAGGCGACCTTCGAGACCAACGACGACCGCGTGTTCGCGCTCGGCGACTCGGCGATCGTCGACCAGCCGGACGGCCCCGCGCCGCCGACCGCACAGGCCGCCTGGCAGGCCGCGGAGGTCGCGGGCGAGAACGTCGCGCGCGCGCTCCACGGCCAGCCCCTCGACAGCTGGACCCACGAGGACAAGGGGACCCTCGTCTCGGTCGGCGAGAAGGCGGTGGCCCACGACGTGGTCGGCATCCCGCTCAACACCTTCAGCGGCCCCGTCGCGGTCGCCATCAAGAAAGGGATCGCGGTGCGCTGGATCAACGACGTTACGGGGCCGGGGCGGGCGGTGCGGGCCTGGTCGGATATGTAA
- a CDS encoding glycoside hydrolase family 15 protein, which produces MEFTPIEGYGVIGNLETCPLVSEEGSIDWCCFPHIESSSVFAALLDDDGGGHFSIQPAGEYTSEQSYVTRTNVLRTTFETDSGTMVVTDFMPVVDGMELGHTVSAIYRKVTCVEGSVEFELEFDPRFDYDRVGTTVETTSEGVLGRGNGEQCYLWGEASFETTEGTIEYATASDTLDTDETDWFVLQYNDREPIDAADCAGLLRETIDFWQEWTHQCLDESGCAFAGPYHDYVVRSELVLRLLMNPQTHAIAAAPTTSLPEEIGGIRNWDYRYAWIRDVSYTIQALHELGHEREARNGFDWSLTMCHKDDPGEIGHPLYGLHYEPEMVEVELDHLSGYRGSQPVRVGNAAGDQEQLDTYGELVTAIYTATDYGAEIFEGDWEVLKEMIEYVSGVWEQKDNGIWEVRSEPSHIVHSKVLCWAALDRGIEIAEEGGFDAPLERWRGDRETIREVVLEEGYDDDLDCFTQTFAGETVDAAALRLGSVGFLPFDDDRLQATIDAVMEHLMTDDGLVYRYEGDDGLPGEEGAFVLCSFWLVECLARSDRVEEAREVFEGVMEYISPLGLFAEEVDPETGEHLGNFPQAFSHIGLVNAVLYLNEATAD; this is translated from the coding sequence ATGGAATTCACGCCGATCGAGGGCTACGGAGTCATCGGCAACCTCGAAACCTGTCCGCTGGTCTCCGAGGAGGGCTCGATCGACTGGTGTTGCTTCCCGCACATCGAGTCGTCGAGCGTCTTCGCCGCGCTGCTCGACGACGACGGCGGCGGGCACTTCTCCATTCAGCCCGCGGGGGAGTACACGTCCGAACAGTCCTACGTCACCCGGACCAACGTGCTCCGGACCACCTTCGAGACCGACTCGGGAACGATGGTCGTCACGGACTTCATGCCCGTCGTCGATGGCATGGAACTCGGCCACACCGTGAGCGCGATCTACCGGAAAGTCACCTGCGTCGAGGGCTCCGTCGAGTTCGAGTTGGAGTTCGACCCCCGGTTCGACTACGACCGCGTCGGCACCACCGTCGAGACGACGAGCGAGGGCGTCCTCGGGCGCGGTAACGGCGAGCAGTGCTACCTCTGGGGCGAAGCGTCGTTCGAGACCACCGAGGGGACGATCGAGTACGCCACCGCCAGCGATACCCTCGACACGGACGAGACCGACTGGTTCGTGCTCCAGTACAACGACCGGGAACCGATCGACGCCGCCGACTGTGCGGGGCTGTTGCGTGAGACGATCGACTTCTGGCAGGAGTGGACCCACCAGTGCCTCGACGAGTCGGGCTGTGCGTTCGCCGGGCCGTACCACGACTACGTGGTCCGTTCGGAGCTCGTGCTCCGACTCCTGATGAACCCACAGACACACGCCATCGCCGCCGCACCAACAACCTCGCTCCCCGAGGAGATCGGCGGCATCAGGAACTGGGACTACCGCTACGCGTGGATCCGCGACGTCTCCTACACCATCCAGGCGCTCCACGAGCTCGGCCACGAGCGCGAGGCCCGCAACGGCTTCGATTGGTCACTCACGATGTGCCACAAGGACGACCCCGGCGAGATCGGCCACCCGCTCTACGGCCTCCACTACGAACCCGAGATGGTCGAGGTCGAACTCGACCACCTCTCCGGCTACCGGGGCTCACAGCCCGTCCGGGTCGGCAACGCCGCGGGCGACCAGGAACAGCTCGACACCTACGGCGAACTCGTCACCGCCATCTACACCGCCACCGACTACGGGGCCGAGATATTCGAGGGCGACTGGGAGGTCCTGAAGGAGATGATCGAGTACGTCTCGGGGGTCTGGGAGCAGAAGGACAACGGGATATGGGAGGTCAGAAGCGAACCGAGCCACATCGTCCACTCGAAGGTGCTCTGCTGGGCCGCGCTCGACCGCGGGATCGAGATCGCCGAGGAGGGCGGGTTCGACGCACCCCTCGAACGCTGGCGCGGCGACCGCGAGACGATCCGCGAGGTCGTGCTCGAAGAGGGCTACGACGACGACCTCGACTGCTTCACCCAGACCTTCGCGGGCGAGACCGTCGACGCCGCCGCGCTCCGGCTCGGGAGCGTCGGTTTCCTGCCGTTCGACGACGACCGGCTCCAGGCGACGATCGACGCCGTGATGGAGCATCTGATGACCGACGACGGCCTCGTCTATCGCTATGAGGGCGACGACGGCCTGCCCGGCGAGGAGGGCGCGTTCGTGCTCTGTTCGTTCTGGCTGGTCGAGTGTCTCGCGCGCTCGGACCGGGTCGAGGAGGCCCGAGAGGTCTTCGAGGGCGTGATGGAGTACATCAGCCCGCTCGGCCTCTTCGCCGAGGAGGTCGACCCCGAGACCGGCGAGCACCTCGGCAACTTCCCCCAGGCGTTCAGCCACATCGGGCTGGTCAACGCGGTGCTCTACCTCAACGAGGCCACGGCCGACTGA